The Jaculus jaculus isolate mJacJac1 chromosome 14, mJacJac1.mat.Y.cur, whole genome shotgun sequence nucleotide sequence TTCCAAGGTTCACATAAAAGCCCCCCTACACGCATTAGCCCAGTCCTTTCTGGAACTTGTGGCCTTTTGAGAACCTCCTTGAGCTCCCCTCTCCTTACTCATCATTAGACGTAGGGCTGCACTCATGGTACCTAGCCcccaccactttaaaaaaattttattcattatttatttgagagagcaagacagagaaagcaggggggggggatgagcatgctagggcctccagacactgcaaataaactccagatgcatgtgcccctttgtgcttctggcttatgtgggtcctggagaatggggaattgaatcgaggtccattggctttgcaggcaaatgccttaaccgctaagccatctctccacacccccCTCCTTTTTTAGGACAGAGACTTGCTATGttgctctggctggccttgaactctggctaTGCAGATCAGGGTGCCTCCTGttcgctgagattacaggtataagccatcacacctggcttcccagccttcttttttcattatttttaggtCAACatgcaaaataatgggtttccttttttaatagtttaatttatttgtgaagggagagaatatgggcacttcagggcctcttgctgctgcaactgaactccagatgaatgtacaactttgtgcatctggctttatatgggtacttggggaattgaactggaggcagcagactttgcaagcaagtgcctttaacctctaagccatcttttcagcccaaaaGAATGggtttcagccaggtgtggttgcacacacctctaatcctagcacttgggaggtagagataggaggttcactgagagctcaaggccaccctgagactacatagtgaattccagctcagcctgagctagaataagactctacctcagaaagcaaaaatgaaacaaaacaaaaaaacacaaacaaggtTTCAGCAAGGTATCTTCCTACACAGATGTCATGCTTTGTCCTCATctgttcccctccccctctgcccTCCTCCTGCGCGGTCCTTTCTTCCCTACTAGTTCCTCTCCCAGGCCTGCTTTCCTAAtactcttctctttttaaattttgagacagggtttccctaAATTACCCCGCCTGGCTTCAAAATTAACTCTGTTGTCAAGGCAGATTTTCAATGTACTTTGTAGCCTcttaagtagctgggattacaggccaccaAACCCAGTTGCCACAGTGGCTTTGGGGAGGGTTGTTTAATTTCTCTGGGTTCTTGGAGAGGCAGGTGATGCTGCCAAATTCCAGCCACCTCTgatttcttttcccctccctcacACCCTTCAAGCCGGAGAACCTGCTGTATTACAGCCTGGATGAAGACTCCAAAATCATGATTTCCGACTTTGGCCTCTCCAAGATGGAGGACCCGGGCAGTGTCCTCTCCACAGCCTGTGGGACTCCAGGATATGTGGGTGCGGAAGGGCCTGGGCTGGGGCTGAGGGCGGGGGAGGAAGGACCCAGACCTGCAGGGCAGACTTTTGTCACCACCATATCCCTTACCTCCACAGCCCCTGAGGTCCTGGCCCAGAAGCCCTACAGCAAAGCTGTGGACTGCTGGTCCATTGGGGTCATTGCCTACATTCTGTAAGTAAGGGCGTGGCTATGCTGGAGTACAGCTCAATTCCTCCTTTGCTtggctcttttcttctttttgctatTTTTCCCTCTTCCCATCCAGTTATATCTACCTGTCAATTACTAATATCAATTCATTCAATAGATACTATGTTTCAGGCACTGTGCCAAGCTCTGAGGATTTATCAGGGAATAAACCAGACCCAATACCTCTGGCCTCAGAGAGTGGACAGTGAGGTAGTGGAGACAGGATTGAGGAGCCAAATGTATCTATAAAACAACATCACCTGgttaaaaaaactgaagaaaaagccGGTgaggtggtgtacgcctttaatcccagcacttgtgaggcagaggtaggaggatcactgcaagttcagggccaccctgtgactacatagtgaattccaggtcagcctgggctagagcgagaccctacctcaaaaaaaaaaaaaaaaaaaaaaaaaaaaagaagaagaaaaatcaagctggagtagAGAGATGGGGCAGGATACCATTTCAAATGTCATGGAAGGGCTTTCTGTGGAGGTGATAATTGAGTGACAGCATCCTGAATGAAGTGTATGAGCTAAAATTGAGGTGCGGGGgagatggggaaatggcttagcggttaaggcgcttgcctacaaagccaaaggacctgtttgacaccccaggacccacgtaagccagatgcataaggtggcacatgcatctggagctcgtttgcaacggctggaggccctggagtgcccattctctctctctctgcttctctcaaataacatatgtgtgtgtgtgtgtgtgtgtgtgtgtgtgtgtgtgtgtgtgtgtgagagagagagagagaaaggccagcACAAAGATCCTGAGGATAACAAGATGGTGGCATGGTCAAGGAGGAAGGCCAGTGTTGGCAGACAGAAGTGGGCCCTGCCTGCCCCCTGGCCACTGCCCCAAAGTTTTACCTCCAAGTCAATAGGTGCACTGAGAGCAGAAATAAGGATGAGTTTCTCCCTGCCCAGGCTCTGCGGCTACCCCCCCTTCTATGACGAGAATGATGCCAAACTCTTTGAACAGATTTTGAAGGCTGAGTACGAGTTTGACTCTCCTTACTGGGACGACATCTCTGACTCTGGTATTTGGAGCTTTGCCTTCTTCCTCTGGGCCCCGCCTCAGGAGCCTTTCTCATCTGCTCTGGGGGTCTCTCCACTGCCTGCCCTTTGCCATGTTCCCTGGGGCCAAAAGAGCTGAGCTGTCTGAGGTCAGATACCCCCTCCACCCCAAGCACTTTGTTTCCCTATGCTTGGCCTCCAGTCTGAGAGACATGCAGGCATTCGTTCATCCAGTCTTCAAACATAGTATTTTTGAAAATACCTCCCCTCCTCTACTGACTTCCTAATGTCTCAAATCCCACCATAAACATATCTATCCCTCCCTTTGTGCTCCCTGTTACGCAAGCCTGTGAAGGCATCGCCAAGGTTTGCACATCAGAGTGAATGCACTGAGTAGATTCTTTAAGCATGTTttcaagagagaaaggagggagctgTCAGGCTGGGGCTAGGAGGCTGTGGTGCCGGCGAGTAGGTGCATGGACAGATCTGGCCTCTCTGTCTTGCTTTGTTGCCAAGCTAGACCTGAGGGAGTGAGTACTGCCTTGGGGTGTCCATGGGCACTGCCATGCTGTGTGTCTGTGCTTTTGTTTGGGGCTTCAGCCAAAGATTTCATTCGGCACTTAATGGAGAAGGATCCAGGGAAGAGGTTTACCTGTGAGCAGGCCTTGCAGCACCCATGGTGAGAGCCTCTCCGCCCATGTTGTGTATTGGGATGGAACCTGGGGCCCCAGGCCTGCCTCTGCTCTCACAGGCAACCCTGCACATGCCCTAACCTAGGATAGCAGGCGATACGGCTCTAGATAAGAATATCCACCAGTCTGTGAGTGAACAGATCAAGAAGAACTTTGCCAAGAGCAAGTGGAAGGTAAGCCTCGTGTTCTTAATACTGGGTCCTAGTCTCCCTAGGCCTCTTCCCACCCCTTCCTAGGCTTAACTTGCACGACACCCAGCATTAAGTCAGACATGCAATAACTGTTCAGAGACATTTTCTGAAGGATCTTGTTCATTCACTCAACGAATGCTCTCTGATACTAAATTTTAGAGGGACCCTGACCTTGAAATCTAGAGGAAGAATATTCTGTAATTTTCCTGGAGGCATTTGATGCAGCCCATAGGACCCAAGAAGGATCACACATGTGGTGACAAACATGTCAGTAGAGTAGGAATTAGCCAGGCACAGGGATATACCTGAGGcaagggcggggtggggggagacataGGGCAAAAGAAGGTAGCCACttcaggaagaaaatgataagcCTGCTGGACTGGAGGCTTAGTTGAGGGGACTAGGCAACAGAAGCTTAGTCTGGAGAGAAGTTAGTAGAGGCTGGGCCACAGGAGGCTTCAGATACAAAGAGGAGCACACACTTGATGGGAGAGAGCTCACTTGAAAGGGCTCTCAGGATACACAGAGGGCATGCAGGGAAGACTGGGAGGCCCAGTAGGAACCTACGTCCGAGAAGCAGCAGATGCTGAGGGCTTGAGCTAGGGCAATAGGAAAGAGCAGTGGTTGAGAGCAGAAGTGCTGGGCCAGGCAAATCACAGAAGATGGAATCCATGTTGATCAAATGGGGAGGAGATGGCAAGGACCAGACCATCTTTCTGTTTGGGGACAAAATGGACAGTGGCACCAGCACTCTGATGGTGATCCTAGGGTCAGATATGTCTTGGGGGGTGGTTTAAGTTTTGGACATGGTCAATTTGAGGGGTGTGTATGACATCTAGGGGGATAAGCTGAACATAAAATGTTACATACATACTCACAAGTTACTTAAAGTTTATGTACTCCAGTCTCCTCCTTTGAAATTAAAgatatctcagcactcaggagacttaggcaggaggatcagaagacaaaggtcagcctgcctgggctacatgacactgTGTTTTAATAAAATCTAAATACAAAGAGAAAGGGGAGCCGgcgtgatggctcacgcctttgatcccagcactcaatcgggaggcataggtaggaggatcaccatgagttcaaggccaccctgagactacatagtgaattccaggtcagcctgagctagagagacctgaccttgaaaaacaaacaaacaacaataaaaatgataGCAGTGTTTGCCAGCctagtgtggtagcacacatcccAAGATGTGGGCAGGGGCAtcctgctgtgagtttgaggctggcctgagccATACACCCAgaaccaggccagccagggctacacaacaaaactctatctcaaaaaacaagcaacatAATAAAAAAAGGGCTGCcctcaagctgggtatggtggcacacaccttcaataccaacactcaggaggcagggataggaggatcactgtaaatttgagactAGTGTGGAacaacagagttccaggtcagcctggggaaaaaaaaaaaaaaaaaaaaaaaaaggtccgcCCTTAGATAGTtttgaaaaagataaaatgagTAACACCAGAAAGTGCTTAGAGCAGCGTTTGACATGTGATTCATTTGCTGTGTGAATATGAATTATAGTTATGTGTCTATGTATACattttacatgtatgtgcatatgtaaacATGTAATATAACTGAATATAATGTAATAAGGCCTTGTAGAGGTTTGGGGAGTGCTAGGGGAGTCACTAGCTAGGAAGATGCtaagtgggtaagagtgcttattgtacaaacatgaagacccgagtttaatcccaagtacccacataaagagccAGATCTGGCAGCTCCTGTAGCCCTAgtgcagagggaggcagagacagaaccctggtcagccagcctaactGAAAAACCAAGgggcttcaggttcagtgagaaaccgtCTCAGGAAAATAAATTGCAAAGAGGGCATTCAGCATCTTCCTCAGGCCTCCGTATGTGTGCATGCGACAAGCACATCTGCAACACCCCCTCCATGTCAAGAGAAATTAGTAGTAACACCTGAGTGACCATAACAGAATCACCGCAAGATTCCTACTGCCAACCCCTGGCCCATGATGTTCCTCCTCCCATCACCCTACAGCAAGCCTTCAATGCCACGGCAGTGGTGCGGCACATGAGGAAGCTACAACTGGGCACCAGCCAAGAGGGCCAGGGACAGACGGCAAGTCATGGGGAGCTGCTGACACCAACAGCTGGGGGTGAGGCCCAGGGCTTTGTGGAAGGGCACAAGTGCTCCCTGAAGAGGTACCAGACTGCAGCGGAGGGGTCTGCTCCATAGCCAACTCTGCCTTCTCTTCCCTTGCAGGGCCAGCAGCTGGCTGCTGTTGCTGCGAATGCTGTGTGGAGCCAGGCCCAGAACTGCCCCCACAGCTCTAGGGTCCTGGATTAGATGTCAGGATTTCTTCTGTGGGAAGGGCTGGGAGCAGCCTGCTCCCGGCCCCTCCCTAACTGGGGAGTTATCCTGCCCCATCCCCTCCTCAACCCTTTCCTTCTCATTCCTCATTGCATTTTCCATAcaaatgtttctattttattgttcCTTCTTGTAATAAAGGGAAGAAGATAAAACCATATACAGCTCTCTTCAAACTGTCCCCATTCCCCCCTTGCTTTGTGACTTGCTTCATTTTGGGGGTCCTGGCCTCTAAGGTAGTTGCATGGAGTCCTCCCAGATGTGAGACTCGGAGGggatggggaagggaaggaaggaaatagaaaggtGCTGGGAAATTCCTTTGTCTTGAACACCCCACTTAGCCTTCTGGCATTTTAGACCCCTTTCTGTGCTTTGCTGGTGGTTCTGGAGCCCGTGGGTGGTGCAGGTCAGCACTGAACAGCACCTGTATGAAGGGCATAAGGAGTCTGTGGGAGGAAGACATACTGGGATCAAGGCTAGGGTGTCTGTAGAGAACTTCTGGGTCCTGTTGGGTGGTGGTGGTCATGAGGATGGGTGGCTAAAAACTCACTAGGTCAGGGCTGAAGAAGGAGTTCTGTAGGGTCTTGATTAGACAAGGGGGCAATCTCAGAATACTTACTGCTTGTGCCCAGCCAGCATAAGGTCCCCACAGGTTTCTGAAAAAGTTTCCTACATCACAAGCAAGGAGGCTACATTAATTGATGCCACCTGAACCCCCGCCTTCCTATCCACAGAGATGGAGTGAGGGAGAGGTGATTGAGAGAGTAAGGATATTCTACCATCTCAGCCCAGTACTCCATTATCAGTCTGTCTCCTCACCCAGTTCCTTGTTGGCCTGGGGGCTTGGGCTCTTAGCCTGAGACTTGGTAGGTTGCCAGCTGTAGTCACGTCGGGCAATCTGCCACACATGGACATCCACAGGCACAGCCTGGGGTTTGTCCAGGGCCATTAGGCAGATGCAGTCAGCCACCttcgacagaaagagaaagagccatTGTGAAGGAATGGCAGGATTCAGCAAGCATCCTACATCTATTTCCAAAGCCATCTGCTTTTTCCTTTATTCTGATACTACTGTTCTGCAAGATATATTATCTACTACTTCTAAAAACAGCTCCAAAAGTGCTATTTCTGAAGGAACACCTGTGTGGGCCACATTCTCATCATAACCGGAGAGAAAGTAATGCCAtaccattgtatttatttatttatttatttggggggggggggagggagggatggagagagaatgggcatgccacggcctccagccactgcaaacaaactccagatgcctgtgccccaatgtgtttatgtgggtcctggaaactcaaactgggatcctttggctttgcagggaaatgccttacttaactgctaagccatctctgcagccctgccataccttttttttttttttttttgttttttcaaggtagggtctcactctggcccaggctgacctgaaattcactatgtagtggcctcgaactcatagtgatcctcctacctctgcctcccgagtgcgggaattaaaggcgtgtgccaccatgcctggccccccccttttttttttttttggttttatgccATACCATTTTTACAGACATGAAAACTGAGGCTATGAGGGATGAATTGTCTTGGCCAAAATCACATGACTAGCAACAGGCAAGACCAAAATTTAATGTCAGTCCATTAAAAAACACTctaagggggctgcagagatagcttagtggttaaggcatttgcctgcaaagccaaaggatcccagttcaattgttcaggacccatgtaagccagatgcacaagggggcgcatgtgtacggagttcatttgcaggggctggaggccctggcacacccattctctctctctctctctgcctttttctctcaaataaataaatcaaatatatttttaaaaaatactcttaaggactggagagatgggttagcggtgaaggtgcttgtccgcaaagcctaaggactcatgttcagctccCAAGATTCCACGTAAGCACACGCaaagtcacacatatgcacaaggaggcacacagcTGGAGATTGATgatagtggctggagatcctggtacaccaattctctctctctcttaaaaataaaaaagccagtttgttgggcttgcctcaaaaaacaaaacaaaactttaagcCGGATATagtggcgcaaacctttaatcccagcactgcagaggtaggaggattgctatgattttgaggatagcctaggactacagagcgagttccaggtcatcctggactagagagtaagaccctacctcaaaacaaaacaaaataaacaaaatcctctaagccaggcatggatgCTTATggttgtaatcccagaactcaggaggctgaggtagaaggatcaccatgaatttgatgctagcttgggctacatagtttcaggtcagcctgagctacagtgtgagactctgtctcaatgtccacctcctctgcaaaaaaaaaaaataagttcattaaaaaaaaaagtatagccaggaatggtggctcatgttttaatcccagtactcaggagattaATAAGGTACAAgcatcaccatgagcttgagaacctgggctacaatgatatctcacctcaaaaaccaaaaattgggctggagagatggcttagtggttgaggtttgccagcaaagccaatggacccaggtttgattccccactattcacttcaagtcagatgcacaaggtgggacatgtgtcttaGAGATAGTTCAcggtgactagaagccctggcaagcccattctcttagtcaaattaaaaaaaaaaaaattagccaggtatggtggtacaggcctttactcatagcacttgggaggcagaggtaggaggattgctgtgagttcgagaccaccctgagactacatagtaaattccaggtcaggtcagccggggctatagcaggaccctacctggaacgaaaaaacaaaaagaaaaaaaaacaaaaaaacaaaaaagccaaaaaagaaagaaagaaagaaaaaaaaaaaacaccaaacaaacaaaccacacatgggttgtgtatgtgtatgtgtgtcggGCAGGATATCTTCAGTATGGGTGGAGGGGGCCTCACCTTAGTGCCCACCCCAGGCAGGGTACAGAGGGCCTTATGGGCCTCCTCATAAGGACCTTCTCGAAGCTTCTGCAACCAAGCCAACCCACCTTTCTCTTCCAGAATGGCTCGGGCACTGGCACACACATAGCGGGCACGGTACCCCAGTCCCAGCTTTCTGAGGTGAGCCTCCACCTCTGGCCCTGTAGGGATGGAGAGAACAGAGGTCAGGCACCCTCAGGTTCCTATCCTTAGTTTAGTGTGTGAGCCCTCCATTTCCTAAGAACCCCCTTCATTCTTCACTGTCCTCCAGGAGTCAGTGGACACtgggttggtgcatgcctttaattccagcacttggtaggcagaggtaggaggatcgccatgagttcaaagccaccttgcgactccatagtgaattccagatcagcctgaattagagtgaaaccctaccttgaaaaaaaccaaccccttccccccaaaaagagCCTGGGTTCTGCCCCCTGTAAATGTTTTCTAAGAATTTACCACATGCTGGGCTCTGGAGCAGGGATTGGGAAGGCCTCATTGCTCTACAGGAGCTCCCCATTTCAGGTCTTTAGCTTTCCCCAAAAATGTCAATACCCATGGTCTAAAAAATTATGACAATACCAAGAACTGTCTTCAAGTGTTGGTATCACACATTGGTAAAGTGCCACTTTGCTCACTTTCTCAAGGTCTCTAATGAGAAAGCATTGTCCTTTCAgcccactttacagatgaaaaaaaatagggctgagaaGACTAAATAACTTGTTCTAGAAAGgacatggagccaggtgtggtgacatacacctttaattccagcactgggaggctgaggtaggataactgccatgagttcaaggcgagtCTGGGGCTGTAAACTCTAcctcaaactaacaaacaaaataagtaaataaataagaaaagaattggCATGCAGGCTTGGGCAATGGCTCAGTTAGTCAAGAACCTGTAGAGTAAGCATTAGTGCATGTacctcttgtgcatgtgggtcctggagagttgaactgggatcctttggctttgcaggcaaatgccttaaccgctaagccatctctccaacctcgcaatatatatatatttttgaggtagggtctcactctagcccaagttgacctagaattcactatgtagtcctaggctggccttgaactcacagtgatcctccaacctcagcctcgcAAGTGTTGGgacacccagctaaaaatattttatttacttatgagtaggagagaaaggggcagatagagagagcctCTAGTCATGGCCAGTGAAgaccaggtgcatgcaccaccttgtgcatctggctttacatgggtaccggggaactgtACCCatgtccttaggttttataggcaagcatcttaactgctgagccatctctccagcccctccccatttttttttttttttttttttgaggtagggtctagctctagcccaggctgaccaggaatttactatgtagtctcagagtagcctcgaactcacagccattctcctacctctgatttctgagtgctagaattaaaggtgtgcaccactatgcctggcccaaaattttatttatttatttattgttgtttttcaaggtagggtctcactctagctcaggcatatctggaatttactatgttatctcagggtggccttgaccaaaaatatttttaaaaaggagattttatttatttatttgagagagagaaagagggagggagggagggaaggacagagagagagagaatatggacatgccagggccttcagccactgtaaatgaatgatgcatgcaccaccttgtgcatctggcttacatgggtcctggagaatcaaactagtatcctttggctttgcaggcaaatgccttaaccaccactaagccatctctccagtcccccaccccccgccaacaaatttttaaaaaaaaggaaaaaaaggaaggaaagagatggTAGAGATGGGAGATCTTATACCAGGCAGAAGTGATTAGTgtctatattctttttcttttcttttgacctggaatgcactatgtagtctcagggtattctcaaactcatggcgattctcctacctccggctcccaagtgctgggattaaaggcgtgcaccaccacacctggttagtaTCTACATTAACTCATTCCTCAGCACAGCCTTAGGATCACTTTATTCACTCCCCAGCCTTTCTACATAGAGACCGTCATTCCCATTCTATAGTTAAGCCATGCTTGGAAAGGTAAAGGGACTCCTTGAGGCCTTACAACTAATAAGCCAAGAGCTGAGAGACTCAAGACCTGTTTTAAGCATCAAAAACATTCCCTTTTTGAGAATGAACCACAGACAGGCTCTCTCCTTGCTATTTCATCCCCAAGCACTATGCCTAGCTTGATTCTCATATCTGCCAACCCACATACTTGGTTCTGTAAAAACACTGGATtcccgagagttcaaggccaccctgagactacatagttttccaggtcagcctggaccagagtgagaccctacacctcgaaaaaccaaccaaccaaccaaacaaataaataaataaataaaaataaaaaaaataaaaacacttgccTCCCAGGGCTGCTGTGAAGGACACCATGAGTTCTTGGGTATAAAACTATTGGGCTCTAGCTGggcagggtagcacatgcatttaatctcatCATTAGCGAGGTAGGAGGGTCgatgtaagttcaaggtcagcctggaactacagagtgagcgccaggtcagcttgagctagagaccctacctcaaaaaaaacaaagcaaaacaaacaaacaaaaaattgttggctgggcatggtggcatactcttttaatccaagcacttgggaggcagaggtaggagggttgctgggagttcaaggccaccctgagacttcatagtgaatttcaggtcagcataggctacagtgggaccctacctcaaaaaaaaaaaaaaaaaaaaaaaaacaaagcaaaggatcctggtttgattctccatgacccacgtaagccagatgcacaagggggcacatgcatctggactttgtctcagtgactggaagccccggtgtgcccattctctctctgccttcctctttctttctttctcttaaataaataaataaaacatgtttaaaaaacatgtcctttaaaacaaaacaaacaaaaaattgttggGCACACTGCATAGCAGCTTGTGTTCTCTACTTTTTTCCTGTGTGCTGAACACTGTGCTAGATGCAGAATGTGAATCCTTTATTCAGTTCTCATGAGGATGTGGACAGGTAGGTGCAACATTACTATCCCATTTCACAGAGAAACCGAAGCAGACAGATGCTAAACAATGTGCACAGGTGTTAGCTGGGATTTAGATCCAGCCAGCCTGTCTCTGGAATGCTGCTCTTAACTGCAAACTACTAAACAGCTACTTCTCTGATGGGACCTTGAACCTACTGGCAAACAGCACTGACTAAGTGCTGACATTTCATGGATGAACATAAAGAATGAAGTGTTATGGGGACTACTCAGACCAGGCAGGGTGGttctggatggaggcagtgtttgggaggtggaatTTTCCTGTATACAAGCTGAAGGGGATCCATTTACTCACCAGCCAGGGCCTGCAGGCTGGGGAAGCCATGGTAAATGACATCATCAAGTTGGATGAGCTGGGGTCCAAAGGCCTGGCACAGCCGGTCCACCATGCTGGTGATGCGGGCAATATTGTTGTTGGAGGAACAGATGAAGGAGAAGAGGCATTCTATGGGGTCTTGTTGTAGCAGTCGCACACCTAGAGACCAGAAAGGCAGGGTAGGAACACTACTTGCTTCCTTGACTTCCTTGCACCCCGACATCAGATCCTACACTGAGGTCCCAAAGGGATCCCAGGATAATAAGGGATTGCCTCAGTAGAGAAAGCAATTATAATATCTTGGGAAATTTGGATTACTACTTCATTCCACTAATAAGAAGAAACCATATAAGCAACCAAGAGGGTGGGAAATtatgtgcttttttcttttttttttgttttacaaggtagggtttcactctagctcagactgacctggatcactatgtagtctcagggtggcctcaaactcacggcaatcctcctacctctgcctcccaagtgctgggattaaaggcatgcaacaccatgcctagctttttttaaaaaaaaaatatttatttgcaagcagaaagagaagagagaattgggcactccagggtctccagccactgctaacgaactccagagacatgtgccactttgtgcatctagctttacgtggggccttaggctttgcagtcaagcaccttaaccattaagccatttctccagcccctttatgttCATCTTGTCCCTTGCTATGTTCACAGTCCCACAGTAGATGCT carries:
- the Camk1 gene encoding calcium/calmodulin-dependent protein kinase type 1 isoform X1; this encodes MPAVGPDGKGVALGNTDGGMWGCLKRLTAGMCFSAQGGALAVAGGQWAMPGAVEGPRWKQAEDIRDIYDFRDVLGTGAFSEVILAEDKRTQKLVAIKCIAKKALEGKEGSMENEIAVLHKIKHPNIVALDDIYESGGHLYLIMQLVSGGELFDRIVEKGFYTERDASRLIFQVLDAVKYLHDLGIVHRDLKPENLLYYSLDEDSKIMISDFGLSKMEDPGSVLSTACGTPGYVAPEVLAQKPYSKAVDCWSIGVIAYILLCGYPPFYDENDAKLFEQILKAEYEFDSPYWDDISDSAKDFIRHLMEKDPGKRFTCEQALQHPWIAGDTALDKNIHQSVSEQIKKNFAKSKWKQAFNATAVVRHMRKLQLGTSQEGQGQTASHGELLTPTAGGPAAGCCCCECCVEPGPELPPQL
- the Camk1 gene encoding calcium/calmodulin-dependent protein kinase type 1 isoform X4; protein product: MPGAVEGPRWKQAEDIRDIYDFRDVLGTGAFSEVILAEDKRTQKLVAIKCIAKKALEGKEGSMENEIAVLHKIKHPNIVALDDIYESGGHLYLIMQLVSGGELFDRIVEKGFYTERDASRLIFQVLDAVKYLHDLGIVHRDLKPENLLYYSLDEDSKIMISDFGLSKMEDPGSVLSTACGTPGYVAPEVLAQKPYSKAVDCWSIGVIAYILLCGYPPFYDENDAKLFEQILKAEYEFDSPYWDDISDSAKDFIRHLMEKDPGKRFTCEQALQHPWIAGDTALDKNIHQSVSEQIKKNFAKSKWKQAFNATAVVRHMRKLQLGTSQEGQGQTASHGELLTPTAGGPAAGCCCCECCVEPGPELPPQL
- the Camk1 gene encoding calcium/calmodulin-dependent protein kinase type 1 isoform X2 — encoded protein: MPAVGPDGKGVALGNTDGGMWGCLKRLTAGMCFSAQGGALAVAGGQWAMPGAVEGPRWKQAEDIRDIYDFRDVLGTGAFSEVILAEDKRTQKLVAIKCIAKKALEGKEGSMENEIAVLHKIKHPNIVALDDIYESGGHLYLIMQLVSGGELFDRIVEKGFYTERDASRLIFQPENLLYYSLDEDSKIMISDFGLSKMEDPGSVLSTACGTPGYVAPEVLAQKPYSKAVDCWSIGVIAYILLCGYPPFYDENDAKLFEQILKAEYEFDSPYWDDISDSAKDFIRHLMEKDPGKRFTCEQALQHPWIAGDTALDKNIHQSVSEQIKKNFAKSKWKQAFNATAVVRHMRKLQLGTSQEGQGQTASHGELLTPTAGGPAAGCCCCECCVEPGPELPPQL
- the Camk1 gene encoding calcium/calmodulin-dependent protein kinase type 1 isoform X3, which codes for MPAVGPDGKGVALGNTDGGMWGCLKRLTAGMCFSAQGGALAVAGGQWAMPGAVEGPRWKQAEDIRDIYDFRDVLGTIKHPNIVALDDIYESGGHLYLIMQLVSGGELFDRIVEKGFYTERDASRLIFQVLDAVKYLHDLGIVHRDLKPENLLYYSLDEDSKIMISDFGLSKMEDPGSVLSTACGTPGYVAPEVLAQKPYSKAVDCWSIGVIAYILLCGYPPFYDENDAKLFEQILKAEYEFDSPYWDDISDSAKDFIRHLMEKDPGKRFTCEQALQHPWIAGDTALDKNIHQSVSEQIKKNFAKSKWKQAFNATAVVRHMRKLQLGTSQEGQGQTASHGELLTPTAGGPAAGCCCCECCVEPGPELPPQL